In one Candidatus Neomarinimicrobiota bacterium genomic region, the following are encoded:
- a CDS encoding amino acid permease, with product MSDSTLRRDLGPLSGYATIVGILVGAGIFRVTGEAGAVAGSSVPFAYLLFAPIVLATALAYSVFSSTPLGNRPGGAYLHISRTFGNYYIGFVAMWMKLVAFVGAISFMSTSFGEYMNFFIPGQDPRFWGVIVLVVFYGVNIFGIKHYGRVQIGMLIVLIISIVLLVVPGLAAVDLSYYDPILPKGWSGLLAAMPVLFFSYAGFETLAQTAGETKDATRTLPAIFVRGVLASVVIFFLMSFVAFGVLPAEVLAQSQSAMADAAAEYLPPWGAGIVALGAMSAFLTSINGSILVPSRMFFVFSEDRLMPGFLSAVHPKWRTPHVSLIISAVICIVLIWTQSVQFLLNTGLIGIFIVYFLQGVSLMVLPKVNRPLYESAQFKPAPLIVSCIGLFTAVVMLIFMMSILKTVFIWTILWLAVGSALFFVGRRQGKAEGFDYNARLVRDFTIEN from the coding sequence TTGAGTGATTCAACCCTCCGTCGTGATCTCGGTCCTCTCTCCGGCTACGCCACCATCGTTGGTATTCTGGTGGGCGCCGGCATCTTTCGTGTGACAGGAGAAGCTGGTGCCGTGGCGGGGAGTTCAGTTCCCTTTGCCTATCTTCTGTTTGCGCCCATTGTTCTCGCTACAGCTCTTGCATACAGTGTTTTTTCATCAACACCTCTCGGGAACCGCCCCGGTGGTGCGTATCTACATATTTCTAGAACGTTCGGGAATTATTATATCGGATTTGTGGCCATGTGGATGAAGCTGGTGGCGTTTGTTGGAGCCATATCTTTCATGTCTACCAGTTTTGGTGAATATATGAATTTCTTCATCCCCGGTCAGGATCCCCGTTTCTGGGGTGTCATTGTACTGGTAGTGTTCTACGGGGTGAATATCTTTGGTATCAAGCATTATGGCAGGGTTCAGATAGGAATGTTAATTGTACTCATAATCAGCATTGTACTGCTTGTGGTACCGGGACTGGCAGCTGTTGACCTCAGCTATTACGACCCGATTCTGCCAAAGGGGTGGAGTGGCCTTCTGGCAGCCATGCCCGTGCTCTTTTTCAGCTATGCTGGTTTTGAGACGTTGGCCCAGACGGCGGGAGAGACCAAGGATGCCACACGGACGCTCCCCGCCATATTTGTACGAGGTGTTCTTGCGTCAGTGGTCATCTTTTTTCTCATGTCCTTTGTGGCGTTTGGGGTTCTTCCCGCTGAAGTATTGGCTCAATCCCAATCTGCCATGGCCGATGCAGCAGCGGAGTATCTTCCGCCCTGGGGCGCCGGCATCGTGGCCCTTGGCGCCATGAGCGCATTCCTCACCAGCATCAACGGATCCATACTTGTCCCATCACGGATGTTCTTTGTCTTCAGTGAAGACCGTCTCATGCCAGGTTTTCTCTCGGCGGTCCACCCCAAATGGCGAACACCCCACGTTAGCCTCATCATCAGTGCTGTCATCTGCATTGTTCTTATATGGACGCAATCAGTACAATTTCTTTTGAACACAGGACTCATCGGAATTTTTATCGTCTATTTTCTCCAGGGGGTGTCACTCATGGTGTTGCCGAAAGTCAACCGGCCGCTCTATGAGTCGGCTCAATTCAAGCCAGCACCTTTGATTGTTAGCTGCATTGGACTTTTCACAGCGGTCGTCATGCTCATATTCATGATGTCTATTTTGAAAACAGTCTTTATCTGGACAATTTTATGGCTGGCTGT